One genomic segment of Methylocystis sp. SC2 includes these proteins:
- a CDS encoding MMPL family transporter, whose protein sequence is MLEKLVAFCLRWPWTVVLLTLCLTAGGAYVTAERFAIDTETGNLFSPDIPWRKNEAALYKAFPDLLDVIVVVIDGKTSEEADDAAKRLNAALQGQPLLSRVWRPDEHEYFRKNGLLFLPVPDIEKNVGVMIGQRDVLEPLAEDPSLRGLSSVLVGNFKSASGSERAMKMYISGVEQFSAGIEQALAGKQAEVDWGKLLASGGSAPAAPEMDKRRIVIAKPVVDYSDLQPGADAIRLVRKTAADLRLDEEHGVKLRLTGQVPLADDEFATISENMTLNTTGTLAVVTLILFAALRSPKLILAVLATLLAGLAITSGLGILMIGRFNLISVAFAALFIGLGVDFGIQFATRYREERHNDDNLERSLLSATRGIGSSLTLAAVSLLAGFFCFLPTSFSGVSELGLIAGVGMIVAYIATLTFLPAAIKLLRPRAEHVPIATTSLVAVDHWIAHHRAFVLIATAIVVLAGMPALMHLTFDSNPMNLRDQKVESVATFLDLSKDPKTAPNKIEVLAPSLEAARELEKKIEALPEVDHVDSIDSLVPKDQDDKLALVDMAVSQLRGVLNPKMKSPPSDAQTIKALTNAAKALRRATAKKPIPAVTRFADDLDALAKASPETRDMARQAVFGGFDKMLGEIRQALQARRVTIDTLPEDLRRDWISDTGLVRLEVTPKGDSNDRVVMTEFAQAMQAIAPDASGPPVIVSEAQKTITRAFLEAGLYAFIAIFIILAVALRNPLDVALTLGPLVLAGIMSLQAADLLGMSLNFANIIALPLMFGVGVAFHIYYVIAWRKGVVDMLASSLTRAIFFSSLTTGTAFGSLILSSHPGTASMGQLLAIALFFTLLAAFIIVPAFLGPPRAPATEAEEA, encoded by the coding sequence ATGCTTGAAAAGCTGGTCGCCTTTTGCCTCCGCTGGCCTTGGACAGTGGTTTTGCTCACTCTCTGTCTGACGGCGGGGGGCGCATATGTCACCGCTGAGCGGTTCGCCATCGATACGGAAACCGGAAATCTTTTCTCGCCAGATATTCCCTGGCGCAAGAATGAAGCGGCGCTCTACAAAGCCTTCCCAGACCTCCTCGACGTCATCGTCGTCGTCATCGACGGCAAGACCAGCGAAGAGGCCGACGACGCCGCGAAACGTCTCAACGCGGCGCTGCAGGGCCAGCCCCTCCTGTCGCGCGTCTGGCGCCCGGACGAGCACGAATATTTCCGCAAGAACGGCCTGTTGTTCCTGCCGGTCCCCGACATCGAAAAAAATGTCGGCGTCATGATCGGCCAGCGCGACGTTCTCGAACCGCTCGCCGAAGATCCAAGTTTGCGCGGCCTGTCGAGCGTGCTCGTCGGCAACTTCAAGTCCGCGTCCGGCAGCGAACGCGCGATGAAAATGTACATCAGCGGCGTCGAGCAGTTTTCCGCCGGGATCGAACAGGCGCTCGCTGGAAAACAGGCGGAGGTCGACTGGGGCAAGCTGCTGGCGTCGGGCGGAAGCGCGCCCGCCGCGCCTGAAATGGACAAGCGACGCATCGTGATCGCCAAGCCGGTCGTCGACTATTCCGATCTTCAGCCCGGCGCCGATGCGATCAGGCTGGTGCGAAAGACGGCGGCCGATCTGCGTCTCGACGAGGAACACGGAGTCAAGCTGCGCTTGACGGGTCAGGTGCCGCTCGCGGACGACGAATTCGCCACCATCTCGGAAAACATGACTCTCAACACCACTGGCACGCTCGCAGTGGTGACGCTCATTCTGTTCGCCGCGCTGCGTTCGCCAAAGCTCATTCTCGCTGTCCTCGCCACCCTGCTCGCAGGTCTCGCGATCACGTCGGGGCTCGGGATCTTGATGATCGGCCGCTTCAACCTGATCTCGGTCGCCTTCGCCGCGCTGTTCATCGGGCTTGGCGTCGACTTCGGCATTCAATTCGCGACCCGCTATCGCGAAGAACGGCACAACGACGACAATCTCGAACGCTCTCTGCTTTCCGCCACCCGCGGCATCGGCAGTTCGCTCACGCTCGCCGCGGTGTCGCTGCTCGCGGGCTTTTTCTGCTTTCTGCCGACTTCGTTCAGCGGCGTGTCCGAACTTGGACTCATCGCCGGCGTCGGCATGATTGTCGCCTATATCGCGACTCTCACGTTCCTGCCGGCGGCGATCAAGTTGCTGCGCCCGCGCGCGGAACATGTGCCGATCGCGACCACCTCGCTCGTCGCCGTTGACCACTGGATCGCGCATCACCGGGCCTTCGTGCTGATCGCCACGGCGATCGTCGTGCTCGCCGGCATGCCGGCGCTGATGCATCTGACCTTCGACTCCAATCCGATGAATCTGCGCGATCAGAAGGTCGAATCGGTCGCGACGTTTCTCGATCTCTCGAAGGACCCCAAGACGGCGCCCAACAAGATCGAGGTGCTCGCGCCGTCGCTCGAAGCCGCCCGCGAACTGGAAAAGAAGATCGAGGCGCTGCCTGAAGTCGATCACGTCGACTCGATCGACTCCTTGGTCCCCAAGGATCAGGACGACAAGCTCGCCCTCGTCGACATGGCGGTTTCGCAATTGCGCGGCGTGCTGAATCCCAAGATGAAATCGCCGCCAAGCGACGCCCAGACCATCAAGGCGCTGACGAACGCCGCCAAGGCGCTGCGCCGCGCGACGGCGAAGAAACCCATCCCCGCCGTGACGCGCTTCGCCGACGACCTCGACGCTCTCGCCAAGGCGAGCCCGGAGACGCGCGACATGGCGCGTCAGGCGGTGTTTGGCGGCTTCGACAAGATGCTCGGCGAAATCCGCCAGGCGCTGCAAGCGCGGCGCGTGACGATCGACACGCTGCCCGAGGATTTGCGTCGCGACTGGATTTCCGACACCGGCCTGGTGCGCCTCGAAGTGACGCCCAAGGGCGACAGCAACGACCGCGTCGTCATGACCGAATTCGCCCAAGCGATGCAAGCAATCGCGCCGGACGCGAGCGGTCCGCCGGTGATTGTGTCGGAAGCGCAAAAAACCATCACCCGCGCGTTTCTCGAAGCTGGACTTTACGCCTTTATCGCGATCTTCATCATCTTGGCGGTGGCGCTGCGCAATCCGCTCGACGTCGCCTTGACGCTGGGTCCGCTGGTGCTCGCCGGCATCATGAGCCTTCAGGCCGCCGACTTGCTCGGCATGTCGCTCAATTTCGCCAACATCATTGCGCTGCCGCTGATGTTCGGCGTCGGCGTCGCCTTCCACATCTATTATGTGATCGCTTGGAGAAAGGGCGTCGTCGACATGTTGGCGTCGAGCCTGACTCGCGCCATCTTTTTCAGTTCTCTGACGACGGGCACCGCTTTTGGCAGCTTGATCCTGTCGAGCCATCCCGGCACGGCGAGCATGGGGCAACTTCTCGCGATTGCGCTGTTCTTCACATTGCTCGCCGCCTTCATTATCGTGCCGGCGTTTCTTGGCCCGCCGCGCGCCCCAGCAACGGAGGCGGAGGAGGCTTGA
- a CDS encoding DUF1624 domain-containing protein — MATGAVSRPRQARIGGTQNPLYDEHRLPEIDRLRGLVMVLMALDHMRDFFDADVMRFSPTDLDHTYPFLFFTRFITHFCAPTFTVLAGASAYLYGVKVKDPAALSKFLAARGLWLILLDAVVISPIWGMGWGRIELSTLWAIGCSLVALAALSRLSPRSVLLVGVAIIFGHNLLDGIHAADLGAFGPWWSLLHEPGKLPFGAPGGVLYPALPWIGVGALGYGIGPLFLKPAMLRDRTLYLAGGAALALFVVLRFSNLYGDPRPWSVQRDLVFTLLSFLNVTKYPPSLLYLLVTLGGAALTLPALARAGKRIGDALTVFGRTPLFFYVLHLYVGAFAALAFTLARGYSLQDVAAWAKGAGPPPEFGAGLAGAYVAWILIVLALYPLCRWFAEVKRRRRDLWWLTYL, encoded by the coding sequence TTGGCTACTGGAGCTGTTTCCCGGCCTCGCCAAGCTCGGATAGGCGGAACGCAAAATCCGCTCTATGACGAGCATCGGCTGCCGGAGATCGACCGGCTGCGCGGCCTCGTCATGGTTCTCATGGCGCTCGACCATATGCGCGACTTCTTCGACGCGGACGTCATGCGCTTCTCGCCGACGGATCTCGATCACACCTATCCTTTTCTGTTCTTCACGCGCTTCATCACGCATTTCTGTGCGCCGACCTTCACCGTTCTCGCCGGAGCGAGCGCCTATCTCTACGGCGTGAAGGTGAAAGACCCTGCGGCGCTTTCGAAATTTCTCGCCGCGCGCGGCCTGTGGCTCATCCTGCTCGACGCCGTCGTCATCAGCCCGATCTGGGGCATGGGCTGGGGCCGGATCGAACTGTCGACGCTTTGGGCGATCGGCTGCAGCCTCGTGGCCCTCGCCGCCCTCTCGCGCCTGTCGCCGCGAAGCGTGCTGCTCGTCGGCGTCGCGATCATCTTCGGCCATAACCTTCTCGATGGAATTCACGCCGCCGACCTCGGCGCGTTCGGACCGTGGTGGTCTCTGCTGCACGAACCCGGCAAACTGCCCTTCGGCGCGCCGGGCGGCGTCCTTTATCCGGCGCTTCCCTGGATCGGCGTCGGCGCGCTGGGATACGGAATCGGGCCGCTGTTCCTCAAGCCGGCGATGCTGCGCGACCGGACCCTCTATCTCGCCGGCGGCGCGGCGCTGGCGCTTTTCGTCGTGCTGCGATTCTCCAATCTCTACGGCGACCCGCGCCCCTGGAGCGTGCAGCGCGACTTGGTTTTCACCCTGCTCTCCTTTCTCAACGTCACGAAATATCCGCCATCGCTTCTCTACCTGCTGGTGACGCTTGGCGGCGCGGCGTTGACGCTGCCAGCATTGGCGCGCGCCGGAAAGAGAATCGGCGACGCGCTGACGGTCTTCGGCCGAACCCCGTTGTTCTTTTATGTCCTGCATCTTTACGTCGGCGCCTTCGCGGCGCTGGCGTTCACCTTGGCGCGCGGCTATTCCCTGCAGGACGTCGCGGCCTGGGCGAAAGGCGCAGGCCCGCCGCCGGAATTCGGCGCGGGGCTCGCGGGCGCTTACGTCGCGTGGATATTGATTGTGTTGGCGCTCTACCCGCTGTGCCGCTGGTTCGCGGAGGTGAAGCGCCGACGCCGCGATCTCTGGTGGCTGACGTATTTGTGA
- a CDS encoding cytochrome c biogenesis CcdA family protein, translating into MADVTFPAAAAAGLLSFLSPCVLPLVPPYLTYLAGVSMEDLEIETRSRARRDILLSSILFVFGFTTVFVALGATASAFGGVLRANLHILSWVAGGIIILMGLHFIGLLKVSLLYREKRAEITKPIGLFGSYVMGLAFAFGWTPCIGPILAAILAVAGTQETVALGAALLATYSLGLGLPFIGAGLALGRFLAFVARFRRHFGKVEKIVGVLLVFTGVAFLTGGVQEMSYWLLELFPGLAKLG; encoded by the coding sequence ATGGCGGACGTCACATTCCCGGCTGCTGCGGCGGCGGGATTACTGTCCTTCCTCTCTCCCTGCGTCCTGCCTCTGGTGCCGCCCTATCTGACCTATCTCGCCGGCGTCAGCATGGAGGATCTCGAGATCGAGACCCGCTCCCGCGCGCGGCGCGACATTCTGCTGTCGTCGATTCTGTTCGTTTTTGGCTTTACGACGGTCTTCGTCGCGCTCGGCGCGACGGCCAGCGCCTTCGGCGGCGTGCTGCGCGCCAATCTGCATATCCTGTCCTGGGTCGCGGGCGGGATTATCATTCTGATGGGCTTGCACTTTATCGGCCTGCTCAAGGTCAGCCTCCTGTATCGCGAGAAGCGCGCCGAGATCACGAAGCCGATCGGGCTTTTCGGCTCCTATGTCATGGGCCTCGCTTTCGCCTTTGGCTGGACGCCCTGCATCGGGCCGATCCTCGCCGCGATTCTCGCCGTCGCCGGGACGCAGGAGACGGTGGCGCTCGGCGCCGCTCTGCTCGCAACCTATTCGCTCGGCCTCGGTCTGCCTTTCATCGGGGCTGGCTTGGCGCTCGGCCGCTTTCTCGCTTTCGTCGCGCGTTTCCGCCGGCACTTCGGCAAAGTCGAAAAGATCGTCGGCGTGCTGCTCGTCTTTACCGGCGTCGCCTTTCTCACAGGCGGCGTGCAGGAGATGTCCTATTGGCTACTGGAGCTGTTTCCCGGCCTCGCCAAGCTCGGATAG